One part of the Solanum dulcamara chromosome 3, daSolDulc1.2, whole genome shotgun sequence genome encodes these proteins:
- the LOC129881570 gene encoding uncharacterized protein At5g01610-like, whose translation MDSVMNKAGSYLIGQKASKEFSSVTNDLNNLQNSITGGTKKLVNKMKGKTQRPLTELLKEYEIPAGIFPREATNYEFNEETKKLTVHIPEICEITYRDASIVRFNSTVSAHLEKGKLHEIEGMKTKVMFLFITVSVILFEQTEIHFTAGLRRTRPRSAYEAIRDGIGMDKF comes from the exons ATGGATTCGGTGATGAACAAGGCAGGTTCatatttgattggtcagaaagCCAGCAAGGAGTTCAGTTCCGTCACCAATGATCTTAAC AACTTGCAAAACAGTATTACTGGAGGAACCAAAAAGCTCGTGAACAAAATGAAAG GAAAAACACAAAGGCCATTGACAGAGCTGCTAAAGGAGTATGAAATTCCAGCGGGGATTTTCCCTCGCGAAGCAACCAACTACGAGTTTAACGAAGAGACAAAGAAGCTTACTGTCCATATTCCGGAGATATGTGAAATTACGTACAGAGATGCATCGATAGTACGGTTCAATAGTACAGTTAGTGCACATTTAGAGAAGGGAAAGCTACATGAGATAGAAGGAATGAAAACAAAAGTAATGTTCCTTTTTATAACAGTTAGTGTTATCTTGTTTGAACAAACAGAGATTCATTTCACTGCTGGGTTGAGGCGAACACGTCCAAGATCTGCATATGAAGCCATAAGAGATGGAATTGGGATGGACAAATTTTAG